A region from the Geotrypetes seraphini chromosome 10, aGeoSer1.1, whole genome shotgun sequence genome encodes:
- the MRPL27 gene encoding 39S ribosomal protein L27, mitochondrial isoform X2, producing the protein MASLRSVATALRLPVCLGVLAPFQLSTIPTRCASKKSGGSSKNHGGKSPGKYYGYKRIDGNFVHAGTILATQLQMRWHPGFQVGLGRRKTLYALEDGIVRFTKEVYVPHPDSPETSNVICHLPVGALLYKTFINVIPAKQEGRFKLVNML; encoded by the exons atggcGTCGCTGAGGTCGGTGGCTACAGCCTTGAGGCTTCCTGTTTGCCTCG gAGTTCTGGCTCCTTTCCAGTTGTCAACAATCCCTACACGATGCGCATCAAAGAAGTCTGGAGGCAGCTCGAAGAATCATGGAGGGAAAAGTCCGGGCAAATATTATGGATATAAAAGAATTGATG GTAACTTTGTTCATGCAGGGACCATTTTGGCAACGCAGCTCCAAATGCGCTGGCACCCTGGTTTTCAG GTGGGACTGGGGCGAAGAAAAACTCTGTATGCACTGGAGGATGGGATCGTCCGCTTCACCAAGGAAGTCTATGTTCCCCACCCCGACAGCCCCGAGACCAGTAATGTGATCTGTCACCTGCCTGTTGGAGCCCTGCTTTACAAAACTTTCATCAATGTCATCCCTGCCAAACAAGAGGGTCGCTTTAAGCTTGTGAATATGCTCTGA
- the MRPL27 gene encoding 39S ribosomal protein L27, mitochondrial isoform X1 yields the protein MSSLYFMFMQLLYRRVESNGIMKLETPGTTNRQAQEAIQGVLAPFQLSTIPTRCASKKSGGSSKNHGGKSPGKYYGYKRIDGNFVHAGTILATQLQMRWHPGFQVGLGRRKTLYALEDGIVRFTKEVYVPHPDSPETSNVICHLPVGALLYKTFINVIPAKQEGRFKLVNML from the exons ATGAGCTCCTTGTATTTTATGTTTATGCAATTGCTTTACAGAAGGGTAGAGAGCAACGGCATAATGAAATTAGAAACTCCTGGAACAACAAATCGACAGGCCCAAGAAGCGATTCAAG gAGTTCTGGCTCCTTTCCAGTTGTCAACAATCCCTACACGATGCGCATCAAAGAAGTCTGGAGGCAGCTCGAAGAATCATGGAGGGAAAAGTCCGGGCAAATATTATGGATATAAAAGAATTGATG GTAACTTTGTTCATGCAGGGACCATTTTGGCAACGCAGCTCCAAATGCGCTGGCACCCTGGTTTTCAG GTGGGACTGGGGCGAAGAAAAACTCTGTATGCACTGGAGGATGGGATCGTCCGCTTCACCAAGGAAGTCTATGTTCCCCACCCCGACAGCCCCGAGACCAGTAATGTGATCTGTCACCTGCCTGTTGGAGCCCTGCTTTACAAAACTTTCATCAATGTCATCCCTGCCAAACAAGAGGGTCGCTTTAAGCTTGTGAATATGCTCTGA